A section of the Humulus lupulus chromosome 2, drHumLupu1.1, whole genome shotgun sequence genome encodes:
- the LOC133817530 gene encoding uncharacterized protein LOC133817530 — protein MAMTQSSAGACSPVVLKTGLTVIALCIAGYILGPPLYWHFMEGLAAVSQSSSSSTCPPCVCDCSSQPLLSIPIGLSNTSFTDCAKRDPEVSEDTEKNFADLLAEELKLREAESLEHQRRADMALLEAKKVTSQYQKEADKCTSGMETCEEAREKAEAALTAQKRLTAMWEQRARQRGWKEGMAKSRAQAQGNVQTA, from the exons ATGGCGATGACCCAGAGCTCGGCGGGGGCTTGTAGCCCGGTGGTCTTGAAGACGGGCCTCACCGTCATCGCTCTCTGCATTGCCGGCTACATTCTTGGCCCCCCTCTTTACTGGCATTTCATGGAGGGTTTGGCCGCTGTTAGCCAATCTTCTTCCTCTTCTACTTGCCCCCCTTGTGTCTGCGATTGCTCTTCTCAGCCTCTCCTTTCCATCCCCATCG GACTGAGCAACACTTCCTTTACAG ATTGTGCAAAACGTGACCCAGAGGTGAGTGAAGACACTGAGAAGAACTTTGCTGACTTACTGGCAGAGGAACTGAAGCTAAGGGAAGCCGAATCTTTGGAACATCAGCGACGGGCAGACATGGCTCTGCTTGAGGCTAAGAAGGTGACTTCCCAGTATCAGAAGGAAGCAGACAAGTGCACTTCCGGGATGGAAACATGTGAAGAAGCAAGGGAGAAAGCTGAAGCAGCATTAACTGCCCAGAAGAGACTAACAGCAATGTGGGAGCAGAGAGCTCGTCAGAGAGGATGGAAAGAAGGGATGGCCAAGTCTCGTGCTCAGGCACAAGGAAATGTCCAGACAGCATAG